Proteins encoded by one window of Blautia luti:
- a CDS encoding Maf family protein, protein MSKIILASASPRRKELLAKAGISFTVIPAAGEEKRTSENPGEAVQQLARDKAEWVAQSLAECEEGTLVIGSDTIVVFENRILGKPKDRRDAAETLEKLQGNTHQVYTGVSVLERKAGKWVEHTFFESTDVTFYPVSREEIQDYIATGEPMDKAGSYGIQGLFGIYVKGICGDYNNVVGLPVARLFHEMKKSGINLRG, encoded by the coding sequence ATGAGTAAAATTATTTTGGCATCTGCCTCTCCGAGACGGAAGGAATTGCTTGCGAAAGCAGGCATATCCTTTACCGTGATCCCGGCGGCAGGTGAAGAAAAACGAACCTCCGAGAACCCCGGGGAAGCTGTACAGCAGCTGGCACGTGATAAAGCAGAGTGGGTCGCACAGTCTCTGGCTGAATGCGAAGAAGGAACTCTGGTAATCGGTTCAGATACCATTGTTGTATTTGAAAACCGGATCCTGGGAAAACCGAAAGATCGCAGGGATGCCGCAGAAACGCTGGAGAAACTGCAGGGAAATACCCACCAGGTTTACACCGGAGTGTCAGTGCTGGAAAGAAAAGCCGGCAAATGGGTGGAACATACTTTCTTTGAGAGTACGGATGTGACATTTTATCCTGTTTCCAGAGAAGAGATACAGGATTATATTGCAACAGGAGAGCCGATGGATAAAGCAGGAAGTTACGGAATCCAGGGACTTTTCGGCATTTATGTAAAAGGCATCTGCGGAGACTACAATAATGTAGTAGGACTGCCGGTAGCAAGACTTTTCCATGAAATGAAGAAATCAGGAATTAATTTGAGAGGATGA
- a CDS encoding cold-shock protein, whose translation MNKGTVKWFNAEKGYGFITGEDGADVFVHFSAINGEGFKSLEEGQAVTYDLTEGARGMQAANVTKL comes from the coding sequence ATGAACAAGGGAACTGTAAAATGGTTCAATGCAGAAAAAGGTTACGGATTTATCACTGGTGAAGACGGTGCAGACGTATTTGTACATTTCTCCGCTATCAATGGTGAAGGATTCAAATCCCTTGAAGAAGGCCAGGCTGTAACATACGACTTAACAGAAGGCGCACGTGGCATGCAGGCTGCAAACGTTACAAAATTATAA
- a CDS encoding glutamine--tRNA ligase/YqeY domain fusion protein: MENETVSKNFIENIIDKDLAEGVYDTVHTRFPPEPNGYLHIGHAKSILLNYGLAQEYNGKFNMRFDDTNPTKEKSEFVESIKADIKWLGADWEDRLFFASDYFNQMYEAAVKLIKKGKAYVCDLTADQIREYRGTLTEPGKESPYRNRSVEENLQLFEEMKAGKYADGEKVLRAKIDMASPNMNMRDPVIYRVAHMTHHRTGDKWCIYPMYDFAHPIEDAIEGITHSICTLEFEDHRPLYDWVVRELEYPQPPKQIEFAKLYLTNVVTGKRYIKKLVEEGIVDGWDDPRLVSIAALRRRGFTPESIKMFVELCGVSKANSSVDYAMLEYCIREDLKLKRPRLMAVLDPVKLVIDNYPEGEVEYLEAPNNMENEELGTRKMPFGRELYIEREDFMVDPPKKYKRMFPGTEVRLMNAYFVTCTGYEADEDGTVRVVHCTYDPATKGGNAPDGRKVKGTIHWVEASQAGKAEVRLYENIVDEEKGVYNKEDGSLNVNPNSLTKVTAYVEPALMEAKGYDSFQFVRTGFFCADIHDSKEGAPVFNRIVSLKSSFKLPKA; this comes from the coding sequence ATGGAGAACGAAACAGTTTCCAAGAATTTTATTGAGAATATCATTGATAAAGATTTAGCAGAGGGTGTTTATGACACCGTGCATACACGTTTCCCGCCGGAACCGAATGGATATCTTCATATCGGTCATGCGAAATCTATTCTTTTAAACTATGGCCTTGCACAGGAATATAACGGAAAATTCAACATGCGTTTTGATGATACAAACCCGACTAAAGAGAAGAGCGAGTTTGTAGAATCCATCAAAGCGGATATCAAATGGCTGGGGGCAGACTGGGAAGACAGACTTTTCTTTGCATCTGATTATTTCAACCAGATGTATGAAGCAGCTGTAAAGTTGATCAAGAAGGGAAAAGCTTATGTATGTGACCTGACAGCAGACCAGATCCGTGAATACCGTGGAACTCTGACAGAGCCGGGTAAAGAAAGTCCGTACAGAAACAGAAGCGTAGAAGAGAACCTTCAGCTTTTTGAAGAAATGAAAGCAGGCAAATACGCAGACGGAGAGAAAGTACTCCGCGCCAAGATTGATATGGCATCCCCGAACATGAATATGCGTGATCCGGTTATCTATCGTGTTGCTCATATGACACACCACAGAACAGGGGACAAATGGTGCATCTATCCAATGTATGACTTCGCTCACCCCATCGAGGATGCGATCGAGGGAATCACACATTCCATCTGTACTCTGGAATTCGAAGACCACAGACCGTTGTATGACTGGGTAGTAAGGGAACTGGAATATCCACAGCCACCGAAGCAGATCGAATTTGCAAAGCTGTACCTGACAAATGTTGTTACAGGTAAACGTTATATCAAGAAACTGGTAGAAGAAGGAATCGTAGACGGATGGGATGACCCACGTCTGGTTTCTATCGCAGCACTGCGCCGTCGTGGATTTACACCGGAATCTATCAAGATGTTCGTTGAACTTTGCGGTGTATCCAAAGCAAACAGCTCTGTTGACTATGCAATGCTTGAGTACTGCATCCGTGAGGATCTGAAACTGAAACGTCCGCGTCTGATGGCAGTTCTTGATCCGGTCAAACTTGTAATTGATAACTATCCGGAAGGCGAAGTAGAATACCTGGAAGCTCCGAACAACATGGAGAACGAAGAACTTGGCACCCGCAAGATGCCATTTGGCAGAGAACTCTACATCGAGAGAGAAGACTTCATGGTAGACCCGCCGAAGAAATATAAGAGAATGTTCCCTGGCACAGAAGTACGTCTTATGAACGCATATTTCGTAACCTGCACAGGATATGAAGCTGACGAAGACGGAACTGTACGTGTCGTACACTGTACTTATGACCCCGCAACAAAGGGCGGCAACGCACCGGATGGCAGAAAAGTAAAAGGAACTATCCACTGGGTAGAAGCAAGCCAGGCAGGAAAAGCAGAAGTACGTCTCTATGAGAACATCGTAGACGAGGAGAAAGGTGTATACAACAAAGAAGACGGTTCTCTGAATGTAAACCCGAACTCTCTGACAAAAGTGACTGCATATGTAGAGCCTGCACTGATGGAAGCAAAAGGCTACGACAGCTTCCAGTTCGTAAGAACAGGATTCTTCTGCGCAGACATCCATGACTCCAAAGAGGGTGCTCCGGTATTTAACCGTATCGTATCTCTGAAGAGTTCATTCAAACTTCCGAAAGCATAA
- a CDS encoding dihydroorotase, whose translation MGILIRGGRIVDAATGTDKTGDIYLEEGVITEIGEKLKTRDKSDRVINAEGRLVMPGLIDLHVHFRDPGQTQKEDIETGSRAAARGGVTTVVAMPNTTPVIDNPDRVNYVHNKAAQVSGIHVLQAGAITQGERGEQLSDIEGMVKVGIPALSEDGKSVMNTALCKKAMEVARDLDVPIFAHCEDIDLRGAGCMNDDENAKHLGLPGICNAVEDVIAARDILLARETGARLHLCHCSTEGVAKMMEIVKEEGLDNITAEVCPHHFVLTSDAIQTDDPNYKMNPPLRTQKDVDALIAGLKDGSFQVISTDHAPHAAADKTGSIRDAAFGIVGIETSFALTYTALVETGILTLTQLVEKMSWNPAQILKSDRGTLQEGHPADVVIADIDTEYKIDKTKFASKGRNTPFDGWKVKGKILYTICDGKIVYQEV comes from the coding sequence ATGGGTATTCTGATTCGGGGCGGCCGTATTGTAGATGCGGCAACCGGTACTGATAAGACAGGAGATATTTATCTGGAAGAAGGTGTGATCACAGAGATTGGTGAGAAACTGAAGACCAGGGATAAAAGTGACAGAGTAATAAATGCAGAGGGACGTCTGGTTATGCCGGGATTGATCGATCTGCATGTTCATTTCAGAGATCCGGGACAGACACAGAAAGAAGATATTGAGACCGGTTCCAGGGCAGCTGCCAGAGGTGGAGTGACAACAGTTGTTGCCATGCCCAACACTACGCCGGTCATTGATAATCCGGACAGGGTAAATTATGTGCACAATAAAGCGGCACAGGTATCCGGAATCCACGTACTCCAGGCAGGCGCCATTACACAGGGAGAAAGGGGCGAACAGCTTTCTGATATAGAAGGAATGGTAAAAGTAGGCATTCCGGCATTATCAGAAGATGGTAAATCCGTGATGAACACAGCACTGTGTAAAAAGGCAATGGAAGTTGCCAGAGATCTGGATGTGCCGATCTTCGCCCACTGTGAGGATATTGACCTGAGAGGGGCCGGATGCATGAACGATGATGAGAATGCGAAACATCTGGGACTTCCCGGAATCTGCAATGCAGTGGAAGATGTGATTGCTGCCAGGGATATCCTTCTGGCAAGAGAAACAGGAGCCAGACTTCATCTGTGTCACTGTTCCACAGAAGGAGTGGCGAAAATGATGGAGATCGTGAAGGAAGAAGGGCTGGACAATATCACTGCAGAGGTATGCCCACATCACTTTGTTCTTACATCTGATGCCATCCAGACAGATGATCCGAACTATAAAATGAACCCGCCGCTTCGTACACAGAAAGATGTGGATGCCCTGATCGCAGGTCTGAAGGACGGTTCTTTCCAGGTGATCAGCACAGATCATGCACCTCACGCAGCAGCTGATAAAACAGGCTCCATCCGTGACGCTGCTTTCGGTATTGTGGGAATCGAGACAAGTTTTGCGCTGACTTATACAGCACTGGTGGAAACAGGGATCCTGACACTGACACAGCTGGTGGAAAAAATGAGCTGGAATCCGGCACAGATCTTAAAGAGCGACAGAGGAACTCTTCAGGAAGGTCATCCGGCAGATGTGGTGATCGCAGATATTGATACAGAGTACAAAATAGATAAGACGAAATTTGCGTCCAAAGGACGAAACACTCCATTTGACGGATGGAAAGTAAAGGGAAAAATTCTTTATACGATCTGTGATGGAAAAATCGTGTATCAGGAAGTCTGA
- a CDS encoding glyoxalase produces MYTEECINIFLENQGQLFPQPVAASYEEAETFLEDCMAAVVDSLGEVREYLEDMGADVDGMSDEELEEASEVFALPDGKYLIVEG; encoded by the coding sequence ATGTATACAGAAGAATGCATCAACATATTTCTTGAGAATCAGGGGCAGCTGTTTCCACAGCCGGTAGCAGCATCGTATGAGGAGGCAGAAACTTTCCTGGAAGACTGCATGGCAGCAGTGGTGGATTCCCTGGGAGAAGTAAGAGAATATCTGGAAGATATGGGTGCAGATGTAGACGGAATGTCTGATGAAGAACTGGAAGAAGCCAGTGAAGTATTTGCCCTGCCGGATGGAAAGTACCTGATCGTAGAAGGGTAG
- a CDS encoding sporulation initiation factor Spo0A C-terminal domain-containing protein — MSEIYSLIRRLGATSKYKGYYYVAEAVKMAEALQERPMKITKDIYPILARKYKSTPSNVEHNIRTLINLCWMSHRETLEEIAGCTMEDKPTNSEFIDILAYYLYSSHEKTARQ, encoded by the coding sequence ATGAGTGAAATTTATAGTTTAATAAGAAGGCTTGGGGCAACTTCGAAGTACAAAGGTTATTACTACGTTGCGGAAGCAGTAAAAATGGCAGAGGCACTGCAGGAGCGTCCGATGAAGATCACAAAAGATATTTATCCGATCCTTGCCAGAAAATACAAATCAACTCCGTCCAATGTAGAGCATAATATCCGTACTTTGATCAATCTATGCTGGATGAGCCACAGAGAAACTTTGGAAGAAATTGCAGGATGTACTATGGAAGACAAGCCGACAAACAGTGAATTCATAGATATCCTTGCATACTATTTATACAGTTCCCATGAGAAAACAGCACGGCAGTAA
- a CDS encoding DegV family protein has translation MRYKIAIDSCGELLDEWKNDERFETVPLTLMVGAEQIIDDETFNQKEFLKKVADCPECPKSACPSPERYMKAYDCEAEHIYAVTLSSELSGSYNSALLGRNLLLEDHPEKKIHVFNSCSASVGQTLIAMKIQECEEAGMSFEEVVATVEHYIKGQHTFFVLENLDTLRKNGRLSKVKALVASALKIKPVMGSTDEGNICQLDQARGMNRAMIKMVEQIIEKTPDSEEKVLAISHCNCPARAQVLKEAFQERMKTGRIIVLDTAGVSSMYANDGGVIVAV, from the coding sequence TTGAGATATAAGATTGCCATAGATAGTTGTGGAGAACTTTTAGACGAATGGAAGAATGATGAACGCTTTGAAACAGTTCCACTTACCCTGATGGTGGGAGCTGAACAGATCATAGATGACGAAACTTTTAATCAGAAGGAATTTCTCAAGAAAGTAGCAGATTGTCCGGAGTGTCCGAAATCTGCCTGCCCTTCCCCTGAGAGATATATGAAAGCTTATGACTGTGAGGCAGAGCATATTTATGCGGTAACACTTTCTTCTGAACTCAGCGGTTCTTATAACAGTGCACTTCTGGGAAGAAATCTTCTTCTGGAAGATCACCCGGAGAAAAAGATCCATGTGTTTAATTCCTGTTCGGCATCTGTGGGTCAGACACTGATTGCTATGAAGATACAGGAATGTGAAGAAGCAGGAATGAGCTTTGAGGAGGTGGTCGCAACAGTAGAACATTATATCAAAGGCCAGCATACATTTTTTGTTCTGGAAAATCTTGATACTTTAAGAAAGAATGGCCGTCTGAGCAAGGTAAAAGCTCTGGTGGCAAGTGCCCTGAAGATCAAACCGGTTATGGGTTCCACAGATGAGGGAAACATCTGCCAGCTGGATCAGGCAAGAGGCATGAACCGCGCAATGATCAAAATGGTGGAACAGATCATCGAGAAAACACCGGACAGTGAAGAAAAAGTCCTGGCTATCAGCCATTGTAACTGTCCTGCCAGAGCGCAGGTTCTGAAAGAAGCGTTCCAGGAGAGAATGAAAACAGGAAGAATCATTGTTCTGGATACAGCAGGAGTCAGCTCTATGTATGCCAACGACGGTGGGGTGATCGTAGCAGTATAA
- the htpG gene encoding molecular chaperone HtpG — protein MAVKHGSLSINSENIFPIIKKWLYSDHDIFVRELVSNGCDAITKLKKLEVMGEYTFPDNYKPEIQVIVNPDEKTLKFIDNGIGMTAEEVEKYITQIAFSGATQFLEKYKDKTTDDQIIGHFGLGFYSAFMVADEVHIDTLSCTEGAQPVHWTCDGGTEYDIQEGNKNTVGTEITLFLNEDCLEFANEYRMREILEKYCSFMPVHIYLSKANAPQEYETIDESELRDDDVVVEHIHEDAKTEEKENENGEKEVVEVSPARDKVKINKRPVSISDINPLWMKHPNECTDDEYKEFYRKVFMDYKEPLFWIHLNMDYPFNLKGILYFPKINTEYDSIEGTIKLYNNQVFIADNIKEVIPEFLLLLKGVIDCPDLPLNVSRSALQNDGFVQKISEYISKKVADKLTGMCKTDRESYEKYWDDISPFIKYGCIKDSKFAEKMGDYVLFKNLDGKYLTLKDCIEENKKETAEAETEEKKEDTAAEENKDKAEEKEPEKTIIFYVTDEVQQSQYINMFKEAGKDAVILKHNIDSAFISSLEQKHQDIQFKRIDADLTEELKGEGATDEETVKELTELFRKNLKKDKLEVHVENLKNESISAMVTLSEESRRMQDMMKMYNMYGMDPNMFGGQETLILNANHPLVKYLAENKESDKAPVICEQLYDLAMMSHKQLSPEEMTRFVQRSNEVLLMLTK, from the coding sequence ATGGCTGTAAAACATGGAAGTTTATCAATCAACAGCGAAAATATTTTCCCGATCATTAAGAAGTGGCTGTATTCAGACCACGATATCTTTGTAAGAGAGCTGGTATCCAACGGATGTGATGCCATTACCAAACTGAAGAAACTGGAAGTAATGGGGGAATATACATTCCCGGACAATTATAAACCAGAGATCCAGGTAATTGTAAACCCAGATGAGAAGACTCTGAAATTCATTGATAATGGTATTGGTATGACAGCTGAGGAAGTAGAGAAATATATTACTCAGATCGCTTTTTCCGGTGCTACCCAGTTCCTGGAGAAATATAAAGACAAGACAACAGATGACCAGATCATCGGTCATTTCGGACTTGGTTTCTATTCTGCATTTATGGTAGCAGATGAAGTACACATTGACACTCTTTCCTGTACAGAAGGTGCACAGCCTGTACACTGGACCTGTGACGGTGGAACAGAATATGATATACAGGAAGGCAATAAGAATACAGTTGGTACAGAGATCACACTGTTCCTGAATGAGGACTGCCTGGAATTTGCCAACGAATACCGTATGCGCGAGATCCTTGAGAAATACTGTTCCTTCATGCCAGTTCATATTTACCTTTCCAAGGCAAATGCACCGCAGGAATATGAGACGATCGATGAATCTGAATTAAGAGATGACGATGTCGTTGTTGAGCATATTCATGAGGATGCCAAGACAGAAGAGAAAGAGAACGAAAACGGCGAGAAAGAAGTAGTTGAAGTCTCCCCTGCCAGGGATAAAGTAAAGATCAACAAACGTCCGGTTTCCATCAGTGACATCAATCCTCTCTGGATGAAACATCCGAATGAATGCACAGATGATGAATACAAAGAGTTCTACCGCAAGGTATTTATGGATTACAAGGAGCCGTTATTCTGGATTCATCTGAACATGGATTATCCGTTTAACTTAAAAGGTATCCTGTACTTCCCGAAGATCAACACAGAGTATGATTCTATCGAAGGAACGATCAAACTGTACAACAATCAGGTATTTATCGCAGATAATATCAAAGAAGTAATTCCTGAATTCCTGCTTCTGCTTAAGGGCGTGATCGACTGCCCGGATCTTCCTCTGAATGTATCCAGAAGTGCACTGCAGAATGACGGATTTGTACAGAAGATTTCCGAGTACATTTCCAAGAAAGTAGCAGACAAACTTACCGGAATGTGCAAGACAGACCGAGAATCTTATGAGAAATACTGGGATGACATCAGCCCATTTATCAAATATGGCTGTATCAAAGACTCCAAGTTTGCTGAGAAGATGGGAGATTATGTACTCTTCAAAAACCTTGACGGCAAATATCTCACACTGAAAGACTGCATCGAGGAGAATAAGAAAGAGACAGCAGAAGCTGAGACTGAAGAAAAGAAAGAAGACACTGCAGCAGAAGAGAATAAGGATAAAGCAGAGGAAAAAGAACCGGAAAAGACTATTATCTTCTACGTGACAGATGAAGTTCAGCAGAGCCAGTATATCAATATGTTTAAGGAAGCAGGTAAGGATGCAGTGATCCTGAAGCATAATATTGACAGTGCCTTTATCTCCAGCCTGGAGCAGAAACATCAGGATATCCAGTTCAAGAGAATTGATGCAGACCTGACTGAAGAACTGAAAGGCGAAGGAGCTACTGATGAGGAAACAGTGAAAGAACTGACAGAGCTGTTCCGCAAGAACCTGAAGAAAGATAAACTGGAGGTTCATGTAGAGAATCTGAAGAATGAAAGCATTTCTGCAATGGTTACTCTTTCTGAAGAGAGCCGCCGTATGCAGGATATGATGAAGATGTATAACATGTATGGAATGGATCCGAACATGTTCGGCGGTCAGGAAACACTGATACTGAATGCAAATCATCCGCTGGTAAAATATCTGGCAGAAAACAAAGAATCAGACAAGGCACCTGTAATCTGTGAACAGCTGTATGATCTGGCTATGATGAGCCACAAACAGCTTTCACCGGAAGAGATGACACGTTTCGTGCAGAGAAGCAATGAAGTACTTCTTATGCTGACAAAATAG
- a CDS encoding HAD family hydrolase: MIKACIFDLDGTLADTLESMAYVANEIMQKYGLKTLPTDNFRYYSGEGADMLMQRALKDAGDKELIHYEEGRRLYREMFAADPMYKVVPYEGMPETLKELKKRGIRLAVCSNKPHPAAVKVIAQLYGDDFDMVLGQSDAIRRKPAPDGPLMIAGKFGVRPEECMYVGDTSTDMKTGKAAGMFTVGALWGFRDREELNANGADLVAEHPTDLVMISEEYCND; this comes from the coding sequence ATGATCAAGGCATGTATATTTGATCTGGATGGAACTCTGGCGGATACACTGGAGTCTATGGCGTACGTAGCCAATGAGATCATGCAGAAATATGGACTGAAAACGCTGCCCACAGATAATTTCAGATATTACAGCGGTGAAGGTGCTGATATGCTGATGCAGCGGGCACTGAAAGATGCAGGAGATAAAGAACTGATTCATTATGAAGAGGGACGCAGGCTTTACAGGGAAATGTTTGCGGCAGATCCCATGTATAAAGTAGTTCCCTATGAGGGAATGCCGGAGACATTAAAAGAACTGAAAAAACGCGGCATCCGTCTGGCAGTATGTTCCAACAAGCCACATCCGGCAGCTGTGAAAGTGATCGCCCAGCTTTACGGAGATGACTTCGATATGGTGTTGGGACAGAGTGATGCGATCCGGAGAAAACCGGCACCGGACGGTCCGCTTATGATAGCAGGGAAATTTGGAGTCAGACCGGAAGAATGCATGTATGTAGGGGATACAAGCACAGACATGAAGACAGGAAAAGCAGCCGGAATGTTTACAGTAGGAGCACTCTGGGGCTTCCGCGACCGTGAGGAACTGAACGCAAATGGTGCGGATCTGGTGGCAGAGCATCCCACAGATCTGGTGATGATAAGCGAGGAATACTGCAATGATTAA
- a CDS encoding HAD family hydrolase — MIKMIASDLDGTLLLNKAQSLPEEIFPLIRKLKEMGILFVAASGRQYPNMKRMFAPVASEIAYISENGALAVDQEEVLYQDSFDRKVAAEIIEAIIGKKDAEFTCSAKDYHYLMPKTERFREHMLYEVKNDCRFVKSLDEMTDPIMKLAVYEPAGITDESVKYWRGRFSQYCTVVTSGNDWIDFIPFGTNKAKGIREYQKRYGILPEECMVFGDEYNDIEMLKSVKYSFAMEHAKDGVKAAASYTAVRVEGVLRKLIQAEGKIEEVI, encoded by the coding sequence ATGATTAAAATGATTGCCAGTGATCTGGATGGAACATTACTGTTGAATAAAGCACAGTCCCTTCCTGAAGAAATTTTTCCGCTGATCAGGAAACTGAAGGAAATGGGAATCCTTTTTGTAGCTGCCAGCGGAAGACAGTATCCCAATATGAAGCGGATGTTTGCACCGGTTGCTTCCGAGATTGCATATATCAGTGAAAACGGGGCACTTGCTGTTGACCAGGAAGAAGTTTTGTATCAGGATTCCTTTGACCGGAAGGTGGCAGCTGAGATCATCGAAGCGATCATTGGAAAAAAGGACGCGGAATTTACCTGCTCTGCCAAAGATTATCACTACCTGATGCCGAAGACAGAACGTTTCCGGGAGCATATGCTTTATGAAGTAAAAAATGACTGCAGGTTTGTAAAGAGCCTGGATGAAATGACAGACCCTATTATGAAACTGGCAGTCTATGAACCGGCAGGGATCACAGATGAATCCGTGAAATACTGGAGGGGCAGATTTTCACAGTACTGTACAGTAGTAACTTCCGGAAATGACTGGATCGATTTTATTCCTTTCGGGACAAATAAAGCCAAAGGAATCCGGGAGTATCAGAAGCGCTATGGAATCCTGCCGGAAGAATGTATGGTATTCGGGGATGAATACAATGATATTGAAATGTTAAAATCAGTAAAATACAGCTTTGCCATGGAGCATGCAAAGGATGGGGTAAAAGCAGCAGCATCTTATACAGCTGTGCGTGTAGAAGGAGTTCTGAGAAAACTGATCCAGGCAGAGGGAAAAATTGAGGAGGTAATTTAA
- a CDS encoding DUF5721 family protein — protein MIALSIIDVKDFMNKLLIGEVFDRFFLVEASVTTFNTFTIDGRLQQDFFDTDTVAMHKSNSIEYSLWRDVKPYCFSVIRGRRTPLNFRIVLQLSHKQTQQILNPSFPDGSVPDCRFCLNLQYRNDSLLCTTGVSYTSFCLDKRPEHLWDEIIRKFLSGQHIAFQVL, from the coding sequence ATGATTGCATTATCCATTATCGACGTAAAAGATTTCATGAATAAGCTTCTGATCGGTGAAGTGTTCGACAGATTTTTCCTGGTGGAAGCCTCTGTCACCACTTTCAACACCTTTACCATTGACGGAAGGCTCCAGCAGGACTTTTTTGATACAGATACTGTTGCCATGCATAAAAGCAATTCGATCGAGTATTCTCTGTGGCGTGATGTGAAACCTTACTGTTTCTCTGTAATACGCGGCAGACGTACGCCTCTGAATTTCAGGATCGTACTTCAGCTTTCCCATAAACAGACACAGCAGATCCTGAATCCGTCATTTCCTGACGGATCCGTTCCTGACTGCAGATTCTGCCTGAACCTTCAATATAGAAATGATTCACTTTTATGTACTACCGGTGTGTCCTATACTTCTTTCTGTCTGGATAAGCGTCCGGAACATTTATGGGATGAAATAATCCGGAAATTTCTCTCAGGACAACACATCGCATTTCAGGTTCTGTAG
- the pyrF gene encoding orotidine-5'-phosphate decarboxylase, whose amino-acid sequence MINKLIEKIQKTNAPIVVGLDPMMNYIPEHIQKKAFLELGETLEGAAEAIWQYNKGIVDAVSDLVPAVKPQIAMYEQFGIPGLMAYKKTVDYCKEKDLVVIGDIKRGDIGSTSAAYAVGHLGKVQVGSKKYAGFDEDFATVNPYLGSDGVKPFIDVCKEENKGIFVLVKTSNPSSGEFQDRIIDGRPLYEWVGEKVAQWGEEHMGNGYSYVGAVVGATYPEMGKVLRKIMPKTFILVPGYGAQGGKGADLVHFFNEDGLGAIVNSSRGIIAAYKQEKYTSFGELNYADASRQAVKDMIEDISGALNNR is encoded by the coding sequence ATGATTAACAAACTGATTGAAAAAATACAAAAAACAAACGCACCTATCGTGGTAGGCCTTGATCCGATGATGAATTATATTCCGGAGCATATCCAGAAGAAAGCTTTCTTGGAACTGGGTGAAACACTGGAAGGTGCTGCGGAAGCGATCTGGCAGTATAATAAAGGAATCGTAGATGCTGTCAGTGATCTGGTTCCGGCAGTGAAACCACAGATCGCCATGTATGAGCAGTTCGGAATTCCGGGACTTATGGCATATAAAAAAACAGTAGACTACTGTAAAGAAAAAGATCTGGTTGTAATCGGAGACATCAAACGAGGCGATATCGGTTCCACATCAGCAGCCTATGCAGTAGGCCACCTTGGAAAAGTCCAGGTAGGAAGCAAAAAATATGCCGGCTTTGATGAGGATTTTGCAACCGTAAACCCATATTTGGGTTCTGACGGTGTGAAACCATTCATAGATGTATGCAAGGAAGAAAATAAAGGTATTTTTGTTCTGGTAAAGACCTCCAATCCTTCCAGCGGCGAATTCCAGGACAGGATCATTGACGGACGTCCTCTCTATGAGTGGGTTGGTGAGAAAGTTGCACAGTGGGGCGAAGAACATATGGGCAATGGATACAGCTATGTAGGTGCAGTAGTAGGCGCTACCTATCCGGAAATGGGCAAGGTTCTCCGTAAGATCATGCCGAAAACATTTATTCTGGTTCCTGGCTATGGAGCACAGGGCGGAAAAGGCGCAGATCTGGTACATTTCTTTAATGAAGACGGACTGGGTGCCATTGTAAACTCTTCCCGTGGAATCATCGCCGCATACAAGCAGGAGAAATATACATCTTTCGGAGAGTTAAATTATGCAGATGCATCCCGTCAGGCTGTAAAAGATATGATTGAAGATATCAGCGGTGCATTAAATAACCGCTAG